The following DNA comes from Halobacillus litoralis.
TTCATTTGTACTGGGGTTCGGGATAATTTTAACGGGCTCCCGATCATGCCTATTTCGCCTGCTTTCGGATGGTGGGCAGTGACAAACATGTCTCGTGCCTGTAACTGTTCGTCCGATCTTAATTCATCTAAATGCTGAATCGGTCCGAAGGGTATGCTCCTCTTCTGGCATTTCTTCTTCCACATCGCCGTTGTCTCTTTAGTGAAAGCTTCTTGCAAAAGAGAAGAAAGTTCCTTGCGGTTCGCCACTCGTCCTGAATTTGATTGAAATCGGGGCTCATGGGCTAACTCAGGCTGGCCTATGATCTCACACAGAGAAGCAAACTGTTTGTCATTGCCGACTGCGATGACCATCTCGCCATCTTTTGTGTGGAATGTTTGATAGGGAACGATGTTGGCGTGATGGTTTCCGAGACGTTCTGGCACTTTACCTGTCATCAAATAATTGCTGCCGATATTGATCAGTGAACTCACAGCTGAGTCATACAGAGACAAATCGATTTTCTGTCCGGTTCCGGAAAAGGATCTCTCAAGCAATGCCGCTTGAACTCCTATGCAGGCATATAATCCAGTTAACACGTCCGTAATCGCGATTCCTGATTTCTGCGGACCTGATTTTTCATCACCGGTTATGCTCATCAAACCGCTCATTGCCTGGATGATGAAGTCATAACCCGGAAGGTGGCGGTAAGGGCCTGTCTCACCAAAGCCGGTAATGGAACAATAGACGATACCGGGATTGATCTTTTTCAGTTCAGGATAAGCTAATCCGAGTCGTTCCATAGTGCCGGTTTTAAAGTTGTGAAGGACAACATCACTCTGTCTGATTAGTTTTTTAATGATTTCTTTGCCTGCTTCGGATTTCAAATTCACGGTAAGGCTTTTTTTATTGCGGTTAGCGCACAAGTAATAGGCGCTCACTTTTTCTTGAAATGGTGGCCCCCAGTTCCTCGTTTCGTCACTTCCGCCAGGAGCTTCCACTTTAATTACTTCAGCACCAAGATCCCCCAAGATCATCGAACAATAAGGACCGGCAAGTACACGGGTCAAATCTAGCACACGGATTCCTTTTAATGCGACCGTCAACATCGCTCACATCCTTCCTCTATATAAAAAGCCAGAAGAACCCATACGATGTATGAATCCGACTGGCTTGGGAACAACGATCATAATCAGGTGCAGGAGAGGGATGTCCTCTTTGGGCTACATCACATCTTATGCGGCATCAGGAGGAGATATGATCCTGAAAATCCTCTATCATAGATTCATTTTTCCAGGAATAGGATAGATCAGTGGGACAATCTAGCGAGTAAGCGATCATGTTATGGCTGGGGGTTTGTAGAATGTCTAAAGGTTCGAAGCAGGTCAGTAGTTTACCCGCCTATCTGTTTTCGATTTTTCATAAAAAGAAAGTTGCATTAGAAGCGCAAGGAGTAGATGTCATAGATTTAGGAATCGGTGCCCCGGACTTGCCAACACCATCTTTCATCATCGATCGGTTGGCAAAGGAAGCTAGGGATCCTGAAAATCATAGATATTCGCCATATGGAGGTTGCCGGGAATTCAAACTGGCTGTCGTTGATTTTTATCAAAAGCATTATCGAGTGGAGTTGGATGCAGATTCCGAGGTTCTCGCTCTGATTGGATCTAAAGAGGGGATCGCCCATTTGATCAGTGCTGTTATAGACCCTGGTGATGGTGTTCTCACTCCGGACCCGGGATATCCTGTCTATCAATCAGCAATCCATCTCGCTCATGGTACAGGCGTGAAGTTTCCTTTAGATGAGGCGAATGGGTACACCCCTCGGTTAGAAAAGATTTCGGAAAGAGACATAAGACGATCGAAACTGATGTTATTGAATTACCCGAACAATCCGACAGGGGCCACTGTAGATCTGGATACCTTTGAAAAGGCGGTCTTATTTTCGAAGACTCACCACCTTTCTCTTGTCCACGACGCCGCCTACGACCTTGTGACATTCAGAGATTATCAAGCTCCGAGTCTATTGCAAGTACAGGGAGCGAAAGATGTGGCCGTCGAGTTCGGGTCTTTATCCAAAAGTTTCAACATGACCGGCTGGCGCATTGGATATGTTGTCGGTAATAGAGACTTGATCAAAGCGTTATCGATTGTGAAAAGCAATATGGACACAAGTCAGTTTCTACCAATTCAAAAAGCAGCTGCAACAGCTTTGAACAGCGATTTCGTGGCTGTGAAAGAAAACAACCGTGTCTACGAAGATCGGTTGGATATGATGATGAAGGCTCTACAGGAAATGAATATTGAAGCGGACAAGCCGCGAGGTACATTCTTCATCTGGGCGAAGGTCCCGGGTGGCCATACATCACAAGCATTCGCTGAAAAGATGCTTAGCGAAGCTGGTGTGATCATCACTCCCGGCAATGCATTTGGATCGAAGGGAGAAGGGTATTTCAGAATCAGTTTATCTGTACCGAAAGAGCGATTACATGAAGCAGTGAGTCGTATGAAAAAAGTGATGAAGGGAGGGACAATGTAATGGAAGGAAAAATGATGACAAGTGCACAGGCGATTGTGGAGTGCATAAGGCGGGAGGGGATTCCGAACGTATTCTGTGTGCCGGGCGAAAGCTATTTGCCGGTGATGGATGCAATTTCAGATGAACCGACAATCGAATTGATCTCTGCTCGTCATGAAGGCGGTGCAGCATTTATGGCTGAGGGGTATGCAAAAGCGAGTGGAAAAACTGGGGTAGTCATGGGCACACGAGGCGTAGGAGCATCGAATTTAACGATTGGTGTACACACAGCTTATCAAGATTCCACCCCTCTCGTTGTTTTGCTGGGACAAGTCCATTCGAGCTTCAGTGGACGCGAAGGATTCCAAGAGGTGGACCTTGAAGCATTTTTCCGTCCGATTGCTAAATGGGTAGCTGAGATTCGCGAGCCACCGCGCGTCCCGGAAATCCTCCAACGGGCATTCCGTATTGCGCAAACTGGACGTCCGGGCCCTGTGGTCCTTTCCTTACCAGAGGATTTATTGAAAAAACAAGCCCCTATGACGTTCGGACCTGCCTTCACCAAGCCAGCTCCCCGGCCTAATCTCAGGGAATTGGAAGGTTTGGAAAAGTTTCTTCAACATTCGGACCGGCCCTTAATCATTGCCGGTGGAGGTGTGAAGGGGGCAGGTGCGGAAGAAGCGCTTCAAGTTTTTGCGGAGAAATTCGAAATCCCGGTAATGTGCGCGTTCCGCCGTCACGATGTGTTTCCTAATGATGATGCACGTTATGTCGGCCATCTAGGCCTCGGAGTGCATCCGAACATTATAGAAACAGTAAGAGAAGCAGATACAATTCTTGCGATTGGAACACGCCTGTCCGAAGTGACCACACAGGACTACACCCTTTTGCAAGCCAATCAGAATTTGATTCATATCGATGTCGATTACGGAACACTCGGGAAAGTGTATGCCCCGAATATCGGAATCATCGCTGATGCAAATGAAACTCTGCGGTCCATGATGGATTTTGAGATGCCTTTGAGATGGAAAGAGTGGGGAGCAACTCGAAGACGAGCGTATGAAGCAACTCTTCAAGTTCCTGGGAAAGCGACGGTGAACGGAAGGATCATAAGTATGATGCAGAAGCACTTGCCCTCAGATACGGTCTTCACGAATGATGCCGGGAATTTTGCAGGGTGGCTTCATTCATTTTTTCAATTCAGACAAAAGCATACCTATGTCGGTCCAACATCCGGTGCCATGGGCTACGGTATGCCGGCAGCATTGGGTGTGAAACTGGCTCACCCTGATAAAACGGTAGTTTCATTGTCTGGTGACGGTGGTTTCATGATGACTATGCAAGAATTCGAAACGGCGGTCCGTTATCAAATCCCGGTCATCAGCATCGTTTTTAACAACCGGATGTATGGAACGATCCGTATGCATCAGGAAATCCATTATCCTTACAAAAAGATCGGAACGGACTTAGGAGAGGTTCCTTTTTCCAAATTAGCTGAAGATTTAGGGGCGGCTGGTTTTCATGTGAAGACCCCCGAGCAATTTGAAGAAGCACTTACTGCTGCTCTAAAAGAAAAAAAACCTGTCTTGATCGAAGTGGAAAGTGAAAGGGATCAGATATCCGTCTCTTCCACGATTCAACAAATGAGACAACGTACCAAATGAAGGAGGAATACTAGGTGAGTTTAATTCAGGAAAAAGCACTGCGGAATTTCATAAATGGGGAATGGGTGGAGCCAACGACAGGGAAGACGACAGCGGTCGTCAATCCAGCCACCTCTGAGACGATTGTACAGGTACCTTTATCAGGCAGTGAAGACGTGGTGGAAGCGACAGAAGCAGCAAAAGTGGCGCAAAAAAGCTGGGCGCTTGTACCAGCTCCGCAGCGGGCGGAAGTGCTTTATAGTGTCGGGATGATCATGAAGGAAAGAAAAGAAAAGCTTTCCCAGCTGCTGACAATGGAAAATGGGAAAGTGATCGAAGAAGCGCGCGGAGAGGTGCAAGAAGGTATTGATATGGCTTTTTACATGGCTGGAGAAGGAAGGCGGCTTTTCGGTCAGACGACACCTTCAGAGCTGAAAGATAAATTCGCGATGAGCGTCCGCGCCCCCGTTGGAGTTGTCGGGATTATCACGCCCTGGAATTTTCCGATCGCCATCGCAACGTGGAAGTCATTTCCTGCAATCGTAGCCGGCAATGCGGTGGTATGGAAACCGGCGACAGAAACTCCGATCATGGCGTATGAACTAGCGAAAATATTTGAAGAAGCAGGTCTCCCACGAGGGGTCATCAATGTAGTGTTCGGATCTGGTTCGACGGTCGGTGAAGCGATGATCGATCAAGATGACATCCGTGTCATTTCATTTACAGGTTCCAATGAAGTTGGCCGTAGGATCGCGGGTAAGTGTGGCCAAAGGTTGAAAAAAGTTTCGCTTGAGATGGGCGGAAAGAATGCCGTAATCGTGATGGACGATGCGGATCTTTCCTTAGCCGTCGAAGGGATCTTATGGAGTGCATATGGAACGAGCGGTCAACGCTGTACGGCATGCAGCCGTGTAATGGTCCATGAAAGTGTCAAAGATGAACTCGAAGAACGCCTGCAAAAAGAAATCGCAAAGCTGTCGATCGGAAATGGATTGGATGAGTCAATCAAAGTCGGCCCGATTATTAATCGAGCTGGTTTAGAGAAAGTCAAAAGCTATATGAGCGTTGGAAAAGACGAAGGAGCAAGACTTTTGACCGGTGGATACGTTATGGAAAACGGAGAGCACAAGAAGGGGAATTACTTTGCCCCGACGTTGTTCACAGATGTGAAACCGGATATGCGAATTGCACAAGAAGAAATCTTCGGCCCTGTGGTGTCCCTCATCCCTGTGAAAAGTTTTGAGGAAGCCATCGAGATTAACAACAGTGTTGAATTCGGCTTGTCGAGTTCCATTTTCACTAGAGATGTAAACAAAGTTTTCGCTGCCCAGCGTGATTTGGACACCGGGATCGTCTATGTGAATGCAGGTACGACGGGTGCAGAAATCCACTTGCCATTCGGTGGTACAAAAGGGACAGGGAACGGCCATCGTGATTCGGGTGTCGCTGCTCTTGACGTATTCACCGAATGGAAAGCCGTGTATGTTGATTTCAGTGGCAAACTGCAACGTGCTCAAATAGATGTGGAGTAGGTGGGGGAAGAATGATGAAAGATAAATAGAGAAAAAGGGAGTGCAGACGATGAAAGTAGCTGTATTAGGGTCTGGACTAATGGGGAAAGAAGCGGCACGAGATTTAGTGCAAAGCGGCGGAGTTGAGAAGGTCGGTCTCGCAGACATCGATGTGAAACGAGCAGCTGAGGTTTGTGATTCACTGGGTTCATCGAAAATCGAAGCTTTCAAGATCGATGCTGGAAACACTGAAGAGCTTGCGAATTTCTTGAAAAATTATGATGTCATTATCAATGCCTTGTTCTATTCGTTTAATGAGATTGTAGCCAGGACAGCCATCGAAGTCGGTGTCCACTCTGTCGATTTAGGTGGTCACATCGGTCATATCACCGATAAAGTATTGGAGCTTGATGACAAAGCGAAAAATTCAGGTGTGACGGTGATTCCGGATTTAGGGGTCGCTCCAGGTATGATCAATATATTAGCGGGCTTCGGCGCGAGTAAACTGGACCAGCTTGAATCGATTCGTCTCTTTGTAGGAGGCATCCCTGTCCAGCCGGAACCCCCGCTTGAATACAACCATGTTTTTTCCATGGAAGGATTGTTGGATCACTACTCAGATCCATCTACAATCATTCGTGGAGGGAAACTGCAGGAAGTAGAATCCCTGACAGAACTGGAGAAAATCTACTTTGAACGGTTCGGGCCGTTAGAGGCCTTCCACACCTCTGGCGGAACGTCGACGTTGTTAAAATCCTTTCCGACGATTGAGACGTTAGAATATAAAACCATCCGCTATCCAGGGCACGCAGAAAAAATGAAACTGCTTGTAGACTTGAACTTGACCGGCAGCAGTCATGTCGTCGATGTGGGCGGGGTCAAAGTGAAAACGCGTGATGTTTTATTAAAATCGATCGATCCGATTTTGGATCTGAAAGATAAAGACGATGCTGTGTTACTGCGAGTGATGGTCGGCGGCAGGAAAGCAGAAAAAGAGAAGCACTACCAATACGAGATGGTCACATATAAAGATCGGACGAGTAAGGTAACAGCAATGGCGCGCGCGACAGCCAATACGATATCGGTCGTCGCGCAAATGATCGGTAATGATAAAATCAGCAAGCGCGGAGTTTGTCCTCCAGAGACGATCGTACCAGGCGATTTATACATTAAAGAAATGTCTGAACGAGGCGTTGTGATTCAGGAGAAAACCGAAGGCTGAGATAAAATATTTTAAAAGTTTTATCCGGAAACCCCCTTGCTCCATGGGCAAGGGGGTTTTCCACTTCGTTCAGATTTGGCTGATCCGTGGAGATATTATACAATTTATATAAACTTTACATATTCAAGCATTGCACATCAAAGAAACTATGTATGTTAGTGGGAGGGCATGGCAGTTTTTCATGAGGGTATGAAATGAGAGCCCAGGTTTGATTCACCGTAAGGAAAGGTACCTATAGGTATTTAATAGAAATGAAGTGAGGAGTGCATAATTTGTATTTGAAAGAAGTGAACAATCTCCAATTCCATAGTCAGCTATCTTTGAAGCAAGTAGAAGATCGCCTTCTCATTACGGCGGAGTTCCCTGACGAATTTTTAAAAGAAGTCGAAATGAAAGACCCATTCCTTTATGTCACTTTGTTAGTGAGAGGTGGAGCAAGAATAAAGATCATTGATGAAGACAGTGCAAAGCTCCACATTCCTGCCAAAAAAGATTTTGAACAGAAAACCTACCACAAGATCATTGAATTTGCGAAAGAGCATGCAAAACAGTTCTGATAAGCGGAAGCTTACTTTAGCGTTAGGACACTTATGGGTAGATTCTTGATTTTAACAGACAAAACCGCAAAATGATTTGTCTATATATTTTTATCAAACGCATGCATAACGATTTTGAGCTACATGATTGGCAGAGGGGCGGGCTCAGTGCACCCCCCACGGAAAGCGATCCGTTTGAGACCAATGGAAGAACTGCATCTTTTTGAGTTATGTATCAAATAAAGAAGCCGAGTGGGACGATTTTATCGTTCCACTCGGCTTCTTTCAGTGGACAGGAAAATCACTCTTTTAGATAGGTCACACTGTTGATTCCACGATAAGCTGAGGCTGTTCCCCGCGGCAAGCATCCACCGACAAGCGATTCGTTAGAAGCAACAACTAACATTAACAGCTCCTCCAGATTGAGAAGGGTTTTTCAGGGGCAACATCCGTTTCCTGTAGCCCCTAACTTTCACGAACATCTCGGAATCGTGTCTTCAAGATTAAGCATTTCTTTTAAAGATATGTTCTTTTTTACACCTAATATAATATCTTTAACAATAATAATTTATTGATAAACGATAAATTATGTGTTAGATTAAATTTACATAAACTAAAGTGAGGTGCTTTTTGTGAAAGATGGAACAACATTATTTTTGAAATTGGCTGTCATTCTTATCGGGACGCCCGTTCTTGCTTTGTGTATATTTTTTGTACCTGGCATTGCGGATTATGCAGGAGAAGTCTTCCCTGATATTGCATTTATGAAATATCTTGTTTTCGTATATTTATATGTGACAGCGATCCCTTTTTATTTTGCTCTTTATCAAGCTTTCAAACTATTGAACTATATCGATAACAATAAAGCTTTCTCGGATTTATCAGTAAAAGCTTTGAAGGTCATCAAACACTGTGCGATTACGATAAGTGTTTTATACGTCATCTTTATGCCGCTCTTATATATTATAGCGGAGGCCGATGATGCCCCGGGTCTCATAGTAATTGGTATGGTCATCATCTTTGCTTCAACGGTGATTTCAGTCTTTGCGGCCGTCCTCCAAAGACTTTTGCAAGATGCGATTCATATAAAATCAGAAAATGATTTAACGGTCTGAGGTGAAAAAATGACAATAATAATCAATATTGATGTGATGTTGGCGAAGAGGAAAATGAGCGTAACAGAGCTTTCGGAGAAGGTTGGAATTACGATGGCGAATCTATCTATATTGAAAAATGGAAAAGCGAAGGCCGTCCGTTTCTCAACATTAGAGGGGATATGTAAGGCATTGGATTGTCAGCCTGGAGATATATTGGAATACAAGAGTGAAAATGATCATTAGTTCCAGTGATAAAGGCTGTGGGAGGTATAAATGATGAGACCGTTAAAACAGCTCATTCGTTTCGGCCGGGAACAAGCCCTGTCCTGTTTGTTTCCTGTCGTTATCTTTGCTTCTCTGGCTATTACAAAAATAGTTCCACTCCCCATTCTGCCTAGATATGACTGGCTCCTGATCATCAGTCTCCTCATGCAGTGGATGATGGTGCGTTCAGGACTTGAAACACGAGATGAACTGAAGGTGATTTCGTTATTTCACCTCATAGGTCTTGCACTTGAGTTATTTAAAGTGCATATGGGCTCATGGTCTTATCCAGAAGAAGGATATTCCAAGGTATTTGGAGTGCCATTGTACAGTGGGTTCATGTATGCAAGTGTAGCGAGTTATCTTTGCCAGGCATGGAGACGGTTGAAAGTCGATCTTATTAAATGGCCGCCATTTTGGATGGTCGTCCCTCTTGCAGCAGCAATCTATTTGAATTTTTTCACCCACCATTATTGGATAGACATTCGCTGGTGGTTATCCGGCCTTGTCGTCGTTGTTTTTTGGCAGTCTTGGGTCATATACGAGGTTGGCGGGGCTCGCTACCGTATGCCAATCGCCCTGTCTTTTGTTCTCATCGGATTCTTCATATGGATAGCTGAAAATATCGCTACATACTTCGGTGCCTGGGAATATCCAAACCAGGCTGATGCATGGAGTCTTGTCCATATAGGGAAGATGAGTTCATGGCTTTTATTAGTGATCGTCAGCTTTTTGATCGTTGCCACGTTAAAGCGGGTAAAAGCGAAGGATCGGATAGTATAGCCAATTGATTTTGTATGAATGGACGTTAAGACATTCATTGGTACGCCGTTAGGGATAGCCACGTGGTCTCAGGTTCTGAAATGAAAAAATACTCCTCTGGTCAAATCTACATTGTGATAAACTTGAGAAAACAATCTCAATGAGGAGAAATACCATGAACAAAGCGCGATTTAAACTGAGTACCATGATAATTTTCTATGTACTTTTGGTGGTCTTGTTTTCATTATTGATCACAGATCTTCTAATCACGGAGAGTACAAGCAATAATATACGGGAGCAGCTTGAAGAGAAGGCACTGATCGTTTCCCGGATGGTAGCGGAATCAGAAATCGTTCAAGATGAATTGCAAAGCTCTTCAGAGAATCAAAACGTTCAGGATTATGCTATGAGAATACAAGAAGCATCAGATGTTATGTTTGTAGTCATTATGAATATGGAAGGAGTTCGTCAGTCTCACCCCAATCCAGAATTGATCGGCAAGCAATTTGTCGGAGGTGACGAGGCGAGAGTCTTAAACGGAGAAGAGTACATATCTGTATCTGAAGGAACGTTAGGGCAATCCGTTCGGGCCTTTACACCAATTATCGCAGACAACGGGGAACAGGTCGGGGCAGTGTCAATAGGGATCTCACTTGATGCACTTGAAGCATCGCAGCAAAGCAGCCATCGGAATATCCTGATCGGCTCCTTAGTCGGGGCGCTTGTAGGTGTGATCGGGGCATATCTGTTGGCGCGGTATATTAAGAAAAACATGTTCGGACTTGAACCTGTAGCGATTGCGCGAATCCATGAGGAGCGAAACCGTATGCTTCACTCTGTCCGGGAGGGGATAATTGCCGTAGATGCCGATGCCAAAATCACCCTTGTCAATAAATCAGCACGGGACATTTTTAAAAAAGCAGGACTTGAAGGTGAAGACCCGATCGGGCTTGAGGTTTCCGAGTACCTGCCACATTCTATGCTCCAGAGAGTACTGCACACAGGCGAGGCAGAAACCGATGAAGAGCAGATCATTAACGGATCATCCATTATCGTGAACCGGGTTCCTCTGGTCGTAAACGATGAAGTGGTCGGTGCGATCTCAACATTCCGAGATAAAACCGAAGTCAACCAACTGGCTGAGCAGCTGACAGGTGTAAGATTATATGCCGAATCGCTTCGTGCTCAATCCCATGAATTTAAGAATAAGCTGCATGTCCTGCTGGGTATGGCTGAATTGGAATCATTTGATGAGGTGAAGTCCTATATCAAACGGCTGGTTAATCACCAAATCCATGAAGCGGATATCATGACGAATAAAATGAAGGATCCTGTTCTCGCTGGATTTATGATTGGCAAGCTCAGCTATGCTCGTGAACAAAACATCCGATTATCTGTGAATTGTGAAACCGTTATTCCAGCAGCAAGTGATGAATCGGTGACCCATGAATTAGTCACGATTATAGGAAACCTGCTGGATAATGCAATTGAAAGTCTGGAAGGAAAGGAAGAGAAGCGCATTTCTCTTGTCTTATCTTATGTAGATGAATTGCTGGAAATTGATGTGAGTGACACAGGAAGCGGAATTCAAGAAGTGCCCCAGCAGGAGATCTTTCAAAAAGGAGTGTCGACGAAAGGAAATGACAGGGGTTATGGGCTGTATCTTGTAAAATCGAGTGTAGAATCCCTCGGCGGCTCCCTGGAGATTGAGTCCGAAGCAAATAAAGGAACGGATTTCAGCGTCATCATTCCCTATGAAGCGGAGGTGGAACAGGCATGATTCATGTGCTGATTGTAGAAGATGATCCGATGGTCGCTGACTTGAATAAAAAATATGTGGAGCAAGTAGATGGGTTTCACCTTGCAGCTATGGCAGCCAATGTTGAAGAAGCTCTCAGATATTTAGATGAATATGATGTAGATTTAATCCTTCTTGACGTTTATATGCCTGGAAGGAACGGATTACAATTGCTTAAAGATCTTCGGGAAAAAGATGAACGAGTCGATGTTATTCTCATCACGGCTGCTTCGGAAAAAGAACAAATCCAAAAATCGCTGAGACTTGGCGCGGTTGATTATTTAATCAAACCTTTTGAGTTCGAGCGTCTTCAAGGAGCATTGATCAAATATAAAGAGAATTATGCCGTTTTTCAAGATAAAGAAAACGTAGGTCAGGATGAGATTGATCGAATTTTCATCGCACAGGAGAATCGTCAAGAGAAAAACCGTATTCAGGTGCCGAAAGGTTTGACGCAAAATACACTGGAACTGATCTTACGTATCATCCGAAAGAAAGAGAATAGGGCGTTTTCAACCGATGAAATTGCGCAGGATACAGAGGTTTCACGAGTCTCTATACGGAAATATTTAAAGTTTTTAAAAGAGATAGACTTTCTGGAGGAGACACTGGTCTATGGAGTAGGTAGACCTGTTTATCAATATCAAATTAAAAATACGGATGATTTGGACCTCGAGTTCTATCATTAAAAAAGCGGCTGTTCCAGAGGCCAATGATGTAATGCAACTTTTTGAGTTATGTAACAAATATAGAAGCCGAGTCGGACGGTTTTATCGTCCAACTCGGCTTCTTTTATTATTTCAATGAGACATTTGTATTTTATGACCTCGCCAAAGCTATGTGAATAGTCCAATTCAGCCTCGAGAGTATCTTCCATGTATTTATCCATCGTGCCTTCATTTACTGTTTAAAACATCTTGCGTAAAGATTCTGACCGGTTGCGCGGCCCTTCTTCACACCCACCGACAAGCGAATCGCGAGAAGCGGCAACAAACATTAACAGCTCATCTAGATTGGAAGGGTTTTTTCAGCAAATTCCCTTACCAGGCTGCTTTTTTTAATTACAATAAAATCTTTACTTTCATATGATGGGCGGTTAAAGCGTTTTCATTTATGGTGAAGTTATTACAGATGATTGAATTTTCTGGATTGGAGGTTCAGCAAATGAGCAGAGAAAATCTTAGTGAAGAAACCATCAATTTACATCGTGCGTTTAGAGGTAAAATCGAGGTGGCTAGTAAAGTACCTGTCAATACAGCAACAGATTTGAGTTTGATCTATACTCCAGGGGTTGCGGATATTTGTAAGGCAATTGCCGAGAACCCAAATGAAGCAGATGAGCTTACATCCAAAGGGAATATGGTAGCCATAGTGACCGATGGGACAGCCGTATTAGGATTAGGAGATATCGGTCCGAAAGCAGCAATCCCAGTTATGGAAGGAAAAAGTCTTCTTTTTAAGAAATTCGCCGGAATTGATGCTTTCCCTTTATGCCTGGATACCCAAAATACAGAAGAAATAATTTCTACTATAAAAGCATTAGCACCGACGTTTTCAGGTATAAACCTTGAGGACATCTCCGCTCCAAGATGCTTTGAAATTGAAGAAAGACTAAAAAAGGAACTCGATATCCCTGTCTTTCACGACGATCAACATGGAACAGCTATTGTCGTTTTAGCTGCTCTAATGAACGCATTAAAAATCGTCAACAAACAAAAGAGTGATACAAAGGTTGTGATCAATGGCGCAGGTGCTGCTGGAATCGCAATTGCAGATTTGCTATTGTACGCAGGTTTCGTGGATGTGAACCTTGTAAGTCTGGAAGGCGTGTTGAGAAAGGGAGAAACCTGGATGAATCCAAGACAAGCATCTATGGCGGAAAAGACCAATTTGAACGGGATCCGCGGTGGATTGGAAGAGGTCATTACTGGAGCAGATATTTTTATCGGCGTGTCCGCACCAGGTGTGCTGAGTAAAGAGCAGGTGAAAATGATGAGAAAAGATGCGATTATTTTCGCTATGGCGAACCCGGTGCCGGAAATTTATCCGGAAGAGGCATTGGAGGCAGGAGCGGTAGTAGTCGGGACAGGGCGTTCGGATTATCCTAACCAGATTAATAATCTGCTGGCTTTTCCCGGA
Coding sequences within:
- a CDS encoding helix-turn-helix domain-containing protein, which translates into the protein MTIIINIDVMLAKRKMSVTELSEKVGITMANLSILKNGKAKAVRFSTLEGICKALDCQPGDILEYKSENDH
- a CDS encoding response regulator, whose amino-acid sequence is MIHVLIVEDDPMVADLNKKYVEQVDGFHLAAMAANVEEALRYLDEYDVDLILLDVYMPGRNGLQLLKDLREKDERVDVILITAASEKEQIQKSLRLGAVDYLIKPFEFERLQGALIKYKENYAVFQDKENVGQDEIDRIFIAQENRQEKNRIQVPKGLTQNTLELILRIIRKKENRAFSTDEIAQDTEVSRVSIRKYLKFLKEIDFLEETLVYGVGRPVYQYQIKNTDDLDLEFYH
- a CDS encoding NAD(P)-dependent malic enzyme, whose protein sequence is MSRENLSEETINLHRAFRGKIEVASKVPVNTATDLSLIYTPGVADICKAIAENPNEADELTSKGNMVAIVTDGTAVLGLGDIGPKAAIPVMEGKSLLFKKFAGIDAFPLCLDTQNTEEIISTIKALAPTFSGINLEDISAPRCFEIEERLKKELDIPVFHDDQHGTAIVVLAALMNALKIVNKQKSDTKVVINGAGAAGIAIADLLLYAGFVDVNLVSLEGVLRKGETWMNPRQASMAEKTNLNGIRGGLEEVITGADIFIGVSAPGVLSKEQVKMMRKDAIIFAMANPVPEIYPEEALEAGAVVVGTGRSDYPNQINNLLAFPGIFKGAIHSRVRDITIDMKIAAAEGIAKVISEEELSPEYVIPSALNQKVAQTVAEAIEQTVNEKEECLV
- a CDS encoding DUF2975 domain-containing protein, producing MKDGTTLFLKLAVILIGTPVLALCIFFVPGIADYAGEVFPDIAFMKYLVFVYLYVTAIPFYFALYQAFKLLNYIDNNKAFSDLSVKALKVIKHCAITISVLYVIFMPLLYIIAEADDAPGLIVIGMVIIFASTVISVFAAVLQRLLQDAIHIKSENDLTV
- a CDS encoding DUF817 domain-containing protein; this translates as MRPLKQLIRFGREQALSCLFPVVIFASLAITKIVPLPILPRYDWLLIISLLMQWMMVRSGLETRDELKVISLFHLIGLALELFKVHMGSWSYPEEGYSKVFGVPLYSGFMYASVASYLCQAWRRLKVDLIKWPPFWMVVPLAAAIYLNFFTHHYWIDIRWWLSGLVVVVFWQSWVIYEVGGARYRMPIALSFVLIGFFIWIAENIATYFGAWEYPNQADAWSLVHIGKMSSWLLLVIVSFLIVATLKRVKAKDRIV
- the dcuS gene encoding DcuS/MalK family sensor histidine kinase; translated protein: MNKARFKLSTMIIFYVLLVVLFSLLITDLLITESTSNNIREQLEEKALIVSRMVAESEIVQDELQSSSENQNVQDYAMRIQEASDVMFVVIMNMEGVRQSHPNPELIGKQFVGGDEARVLNGEEYISVSEGTLGQSVRAFTPIIADNGEQVGAVSIGISLDALEASQQSSHRNILIGSLVGALVGVIGAYLLARYIKKNMFGLEPVAIARIHEERNRMLHSVREGIIAVDADAKITLVNKSARDIFKKAGLEGEDPIGLEVSEYLPHSMLQRVLHTGEAETDEEQIINGSSIIVNRVPLVVNDEVVGAISTFRDKTEVNQLAEQLTGVRLYAESLRAQSHEFKNKLHVLLGMAELESFDEVKSYIKRLVNHQIHEADIMTNKMKDPVLAGFMIGKLSYAREQNIRLSVNCETVIPAASDESVTHELVTIIGNLLDNAIESLEGKEEKRISLVLSYVDELLEIDVSDTGSGIQEVPQQEIFQKGVSTKGNDRGYGLYLVKSSVESLGGSLEIESEANKGTDFSVIIPYEAEVEQA